A region of Lycium barbarum isolate Lr01 chromosome 3, ASM1917538v2, whole genome shotgun sequence DNA encodes the following proteins:
- the LOC132631722 gene encoding putative glycine-rich cell wall structural protein 1 isoform X3, which translates to MASKNQASITLFLSLNLLFLALVTGTNNCSTCGNGGGSGNGGGSGNGGGSGNGGGSGNRGGGSGNGGGGQGRCPRDALKLGVS; encoded by the exons ATGGCTTCCAAAAATCAGGCCTCCATTACCCTTTTCTTATCATTGAATCTCCTCTTCTTGGCTCTTGTAACTGGAACCAATAATTGTAGCACTTGCGGAAATGGTGGTGGCTCTGGAAACGGTGGTGGCTCGGGCAACGGTGGTGGTTCGGGCAACGGCGGTGGCTCAGGCAATCGTGGTGGTGGTTCGGGCAATGGTGGTGGTGGACAAGGAAGGTGTCCAAGAGATGCTTTGAAACTTGGG GTTTCATAA
- the LOC132631722 gene encoding abscisic acid and environmental stress-inducible protein-like isoform X2, with protein MASKNQASITLFLSLNLLFLALVTGTNNCSTCGNGGGSGNGGGSGNGGGSGNGGGSGNRGGGSGNGGGGQGRCPRDALKLGFNCRASRSRGSSLLVHCHKSKCAGNKFECATVTQPSSQQLWKESSYWFHLLISNFYLLSD; from the exons ATGGCTTCCAAAAATCAGGCCTCCATTACCCTTTTCTTATCATTGAATCTCCTCTTCTTGGCTCTTGTAACTGGAACCAATAATTGTAGCACTTGCGGAAATGGTGGTGGCTCTGGAAACGGTGGTGGCTCGGGCAACGGTGGTGGTTCGGGCAACGGCGGTGGCTCAGGCAATCGTGGTGGTGGTTCGGGCAATGGTGGTGGTGGACAAGGAAGGTGTCCAAGAGATGCTTTGAAACTTGGG tTTAATTGCAGGGCTAGCAGATCTAGAGGCAGCAGTTTGCTTGTGCACTGCCATAAGAGCAAATGTGCTGGGAATAAATTTGAATGTGCCACTGTCACTCAGCCTAGTTCTCAACAACTGTGGAAGGAATCCTCCTACTGGTTTCACTTGTTGATCAGTAACTTCTATCTGCTAAGTGACTGA
- the LOC132631722 gene encoding 14 kDa proline-rich protein DC2.15-like isoform X1: protein MASKNQASITLFLSLNLLFLALVTGTNNCSTCGNGGGSGNGGGSGNGGGSGNGGGSGNRGGGSGNGGGGQGRCPRDALKLGVCANLLNLVNVVVGSPPTLPCCSLIAGLADLEAAVCLCTAIRANVLGINLNVPLSLSLVLNNCGRNPPTGFTC from the coding sequence ATGGCTTCCAAAAATCAGGCCTCCATTACCCTTTTCTTATCATTGAATCTCCTCTTCTTGGCTCTTGTAACTGGAACCAATAATTGTAGCACTTGCGGAAATGGTGGTGGCTCTGGAAACGGTGGTGGCTCGGGCAACGGTGGTGGTTCGGGCAACGGCGGTGGCTCAGGCAATCGTGGTGGTGGTTCGGGCAATGGTGGTGGTGGACAAGGAAGGTGTCCAAGAGATGCTTTGAAACTTGGGGTATGTGCTAATTTACTTAATTTGGTGAATGTAGTGGTGGGGTCTCCTccaactttgccatgctgcagtTTAATTGCAGGGCTAGCAGATCTAGAGGCAGCAGTTTGCTTGTGCACTGCCATAAGAGCAAATGTGCTGGGAATAAATTTGAATGTGCCACTGTCACTCAGCCTAGTTCTCAACAACTGTGGAAGGAATCCTCCTACTGGTTTCACTTGTTGA
- the LOC132631088 gene encoding uncharacterized protein LOC132631088: MARGKGRGSEGRVGKSSLRGDSARHANMPTIPIPTTVGPQQGTPPVQASDHGSNPTIPELSPITPDLSNPIDEGTSNQSNTISEKESSCYVPLEPSKECSNTISASFKNQLDPNGINWKGVSEDTRDFYFGEFKVVAKGRDPTPGEVHLHVHTHDHDGEYVVDERARAVHEIYQEILREKSQSQFDIDQCEAYYEAAGGTRMRRIYGLGSQAQSYYGPNLCVNSGFNASASAPPSTSQSAPTENMEELVMRLIPTLTECLLPLFIEKARGVISSPSHHPNTPIENPSVVTPIVPPTTTANVDNVDPLVSDDDRSPSPMH; this comes from the exons ATGGCTCGAGGAAAAGGTCGAGGTAGCGAAGGTCGTGTAGGAAAGTCCTCACTTAGGGGTGATTCTGCTCGTCATGCAAACATGCCTACCATTCCTATTCCCACCACAGTTGGTCCTCAACAAG GTACGCCACCGGTTCAAGCATCAGATCATGGTAGTAACCCAACCATACCTGAATTATCTCCCATTACACCTGATCTGAGCAACCCAATAGATGAGGGTACATCAAACCAGAGCAACACTATAAGCGAAAAAGAGTCcagttgttatgtccc GTTGGAACCTTCTAAAGAATGCTCTAATACCATATCCGCATCTTTCAAAAATCAACTTGATCCCAATGGAATCAATTGGAAAGGTGTCTCAGAAGATACTAGAGATTTTTATTTTGGGGAATTCAAG GTTGTTGCAAAGGGTCGAGATCCAACACCAGGTGAGGTACATTTGCACGTCCATACACATGATCATGATGGAGAATATGTTGTTGATGAGCGTGCCCGAGCTGTCCAT GAAATATAtcaagaaatattacgggaaAAATCACAGTCTCAGTTTGATATTGATCAATGTGAAGCATATTACGAAGCTGCTGGGGGAACAAGGATGAgaagaatatatggtcttggatctcaAGCACAAAGTTATTATGGGCCGAATCTTTGCGTCAATTCTGGCTTTAATGCTTCAGCATCAGCACCACCTTCAACTTCTCAATCAGCACCGacagaaaatatggaggagttAGTGATGCGATTGATTCCTACACTGACTGAATGCTTGCTTCCTTTATTTATTGAGAAGGCACGCGGAGTGATTTCTTCACCATCACATCATCCAAATACTCCTATTGAAAATCCATCAGTTGTTACACCCATAGTGCCTCCTACTACTACTGCTAACGTTGACAATGTTGATCCTTTAGTTTCTGATGATGATCGTAGTCCTTCACCCATGCATTAG